In one Colletotrichum destructivum chromosome 2, complete sequence genomic region, the following are encoded:
- a CDS encoding Putative pyruvate carboxyltransferase, alpha-isopropylmalate/homocitrate synthase yields the protein MTFLKDPSKKYKAFKPPHLPNRQWPDKVIEKAPRWLSSCLRDGNQSLPDPMSGDEKWRYFKMLCDLGYKEIEVSFPSASQTDFDFTRRLIETPGAVPDDVFLQVLSPCRPDLIRRTVDSVRGAKNAIIHIYLATSECFRQVVFGYTEEQTLELAVECTKLVRSLTKDDPEASETRWQFEFSPECFSDTDPEYALRVCRAVKAAWGPNGKTGDQIILNLPATVELSTPNVYADLVEHFCNNIGDREDVCVSLHPHNDRGTSIAAAELSQMAGADRVEGCLFGNGERTGNVDLVTLALNLYTQGVSPEIDFSDLNSVIDMVESCTKIPVHQRAPYGGSLVCAAFSGSHQDAIKKGFQNRQNKGLSSEDPWNGMPYLPLDPQDIGRNYEAIIRVNSQSGKGGTAFILQAKLQLDLPRGLQVAFSKVVQRRTEELGREMLANEITDLFETTYFLRENPHFTLVDYSITPDRSRSPVPAAAGKTQDTKDLIRIFDGVVLAEGKEFKLRGRGNGPISSMVAALKQIGIDLDVHDYKEHAIGEGRGVKAAAYIECKPTGSKQTIWGVGIHEDVVQSSLIALLSAASHFVTSRPNSPILKPAESAPPQETPSLVSVLEEKANGM from the exons ATGACGTT CCTGAAGGACCCGTCGAAGAAGTACAAGGCGTTCAAG CCGCCGCATCTGCCGAACCGACAGTGGCccgacaaggtcatcgagAAAGCTCCCCGTTGGTTGTC CTCTTGCCTTCGCGATGGCAACCAGAGTCTGCCCGATCCAATG agcggcgacgagaagtGGCGCTACTTTAAGATGCTTTGCGACCTCGGCTACAAGGAGATTGAGGTCTCTTTCCCCTCTGCGTCCCAGACCGACTTCGACTTCACCCGCCGCCTGATCGAAACCCCGGGAGCCGTGCCGGACGACGTATTCCTCCAGGTCCTTTCGCCCTGCCGCCCCGATCTCATCCGAAGGACGGTAGATTCGGTCCGCGGTGCGAAAAACGCTATCATCCACATCTATCTCGCTACGAGCGAGTGCTTCCGGCAGGTAGTCTTCGGCTACACGGAAGAGCAGACCCTGGAGCTCGCCGTGGAATGCACCAAGCTCGTCAGGTCCCTGACCAAGGATGACCCTGAAGCTTCAGAAACCCGATGGCAGTTCGAATTCTCGCCCGAGTGCTTCTCCGACACAGATCCCGAGTACGCCCTAAGGGTGTGCCGCGCGGTGAAAGCTGCTTGGGGCCCCAATGGAAAGACCGGCGATCAGATCATCCTCAACTTGCCCGCCACGGTCGAGCTGTCGACACCCAACGTGTATGCCGACTTGGTCGAACACTTTTGCAACAACATTGGAGACAGAGAGgacgtgtgtgtgtctctg CACCCTCACAACGACCGTGGAACTA GTATTGCAGCGGCGGAATTGAGCCAGATGGCGGGAGCTGACCGTGTAGAGGGTTGTCTGTTCGG CAACGGAGAGAGAACCGGTAATGTTGATCTCGTCACCTTGGCTCTGAACCTTTACACACAGGGTGTGAGCCCAGAAATCGATTTCTCCGACTTGAACTCGGTCATCGACATGGTCGAATCCTGCACCAAAATTCCCGTCCACCAGCGCGCTCCCTACGGCGGTAGCCTCGTCTGTGCAGCCTTCTCTGGCAGCCATCAAGATGCAATCAAGAAAGGATTCCAGAACCGTCAGAACAAAGGCTTGTCCAGCGAGGACCCATGGAACGGAATGCCGTACCTGCCACTTGATCCTCAGGATATTGGTCGCAATTACGAGGCCATCATTCGCGTCAACTCGCAGTCTGGAAAGGGAGGAACCGCATTCATTCTGCAGGCGAAGCTGCAGCTCGATCTCCCCCGCGGCCTCCAGGTTGCCTTCTCCAAAGTTGTCCAGCGCCGCACCGAGGAGCTTGGACGCGAGATGCTTGCCAACGAGATTACCGATCTCTTCGAGACGACTTACTTCCTCCGCGAAAACCCTCACTTTACCCTCGTTGACTACAGCATCACCCCCGATCGCTCACGGTCTCCTGTTCCCGCAGCCGCAGGCAAAACCCAGGACACGAAGGACTTGATCCGTATCTTTGATGGCGTGGTCCTTGCGGAAGGCAAAGAGTTCAAATTGCGTGGCCGAGGAAACGGACCCATCTCCAGCATGGTGGCCGCGCTCAAGCAAATCGGCATTGACCTCGATGTTCACGACTACAAGGAGCACGCCATCGGCGAGGGCCGAGGtgtgaaggcggcggcgtatATTGAATGCAAGCCTACAGGCAGCAAGCAGACGATTTGGGGCGTTGGCATTCACGAGGATGTGGTACAGAGCTCGCTCATCGCCCTGCTGAGCGCGGCGAGTCAT TTCGTCACGAGCAGACCCAACAGCCCTATCCTGAAGCCCGCTGAATCCGCTCCTCCTCAGGAGACGCCCAGTCTCGTTTCCGTTCTGGAAGAGAAGGCCAACGGTATGTag